A genomic region of Lachnoclostridium edouardi contains the following coding sequences:
- a CDS encoding GntP family permease: MQTIIVFLVGLAIMLFLMIKTKLGPFMSMLFGGLIIGIGSGVGSAATIDAITGGFGNTCKNIGLVIIFGTILGTYLEKSNSCQRIATSLLKLTGEKNASVALAATGYLVSIPVFSDVALIMLSPIIKAISKKTGKAVCVFAVLTASALLCTNAYVAPTPAPLAVASVIGLDIGTSIVYGLVTAAVSTVAAWVYCMMFLDKKPRNFFTSTEENERTEKVESSVREEDMPGFTAAILPILIPIVLIILNSVCSLILPEESLALKAAGFVGDKNIALVIGIVSAILLLKKKLPEGETFGAIGEALKTAGPVIFITAAGGALAKVVDATGTGQMFADALAVSGLPVVLIPFLITALSKFAQGSGSVAALLGASLSLPLIEAGLLNPITAFISISAGSHCGSHVNNSFFWVFAEFFGYDTKTTLKTLCVAQNVVLAGSGLFCAWIVSII, encoded by the coding sequence ATGCAGACAATTATAGTTTTTCTGGTGGGTTTGGCAATTATGCTTTTTCTTATGATAAAGACAAAATTAGGTCCCTTTATGAGTATGCTTTTTGGAGGACTGATTATCGGAATAGGAAGCGGGGTAGGGTCGGCGGCAACCATAGACGCTATTACAGGAGGCTTTGGAAATACATGTAAAAATATTGGTCTTGTTATTATATTTGGCACAATACTGGGCACATATCTGGAAAAATCTAATTCCTGTCAAAGAATTGCAACCTCCTTATTAAAGCTGACGGGAGAAAAAAATGCCAGCGTCGCCTTAGCCGCCACAGGCTACCTGGTTTCCATCCCTGTGTTTTCGGATGTAGCCTTAATTATGCTATCACCCATTATAAAGGCTATTTCAAAGAAAACAGGAAAAGCGGTTTGTGTTTTCGCTGTGCTGACTGCAAGCGCGCTGCTGTGCACCAATGCTTATGTGGCGCCAACGCCGGCCCCGTTAGCCGTAGCCTCAGTAATTGGATTGGATATAGGCACGTCTATTGTATATGGTCTTGTAACTGCTGCAGTTTCCACAGTAGCGGCATGGGTGTACTGTATGATGTTTTTGGATAAAAAACCTAGAAATTTCTTTACATCAACAGAGGAAAATGAACGGACAGAAAAAGTAGAATCCAGTGTAAGAGAAGAAGATATGCCTGGATTTACAGCGGCTATACTGCCAATTCTGATTCCAATTGTGCTGATTATATTAAACTCTGTATGTTCTCTGATTTTACCAGAAGAATCTTTGGCATTGAAGGCAGCCGGATTTGTAGGAGATAAAAATATTGCTCTTGTAATCGGCATTGTGTCCGCAATTCTTTTGCTGAAAAAGAAGCTTCCGGAGGGAGAAACCTTTGGAGCTATTGGGGAGGCGTTAAAAACAGCAGGTCCGGTTATTTTTATAACGGCAGCAGGAGGCGCTCTGGCTAAGGTAGTGGACGCCACAGGGACAGGACAAATGTTTGCAGACGCATTGGCAGTCAGCGGTCTCCCTGTAGTTTTGATTCCTTTTCTTATTACCGCCTTATCAAAATTCGCTCAAGGCTCTGGTTCAGTGGCCGCCCTTCTAGGCGCCTCCCTGTCCCTGCCTCTCATTGAAGCCGGCCTTTTAAACCCGATTACAGCATTTATTTCTATTTCAGCAGGGTCCCACTGCGGTTCCCATGTGAATAACAGCTTTTTCTGGGTATTTGCAGAATTTTTTGGATATGACACAAAAACAACATTAAAAACACTTTGTGTAGCGCAGAATGTGGTGTTGGCAGGCTCAGGGCTGTTTTGCGCGTGGATAGTAAGTATTATTTAA
- the ilvD gene encoding dihydroxy-acid dehydratase, with product MEKWKSSRADNPQEAYYVGLMNACGYRTKDLHKPIIGIVNSHTDVNPGHKAFEELVKYVKEGIWCAGGAPAEFNVPAPCDGMSHGEGMHYILPQRELIAGSVEAMVNAHSFDGLVFLCSCDKIVPGMLIAAASLNKPCIFLTAGSMLPYEGEENTYVTPDLKESIGQYNVKTISEETFTNLKENICFSCGTCSMYGTANTMGVFSEVIGLAPIDSTTMLYCSAAKYKQARDVGERIVELTKEGIKFSDIVTEQSIINGLRHISATGGSSNAQLHVCAIANAMDIELDMKRFDEIQKDVPCIAKFKPSSKYNIYDYYKAGGVGATLKSIKDYLFLDEKMVMGGTLREYLQHFNRKVNKEIIHDSDDPLYPDGCFAVLTGNLAPQGCVVKKSGVEPSMFYHKGPAVCFDSEENLRDYMVNRKIQPGSVLVIRYEGPKGGPGMRELSIPAAMLVGMGLHTSVAMITDGRFSGATRGPCVGHITPEAWEGGPIAAVEDGDIITIDLNNRTINVELSEEEIKERLTKAVKPNHPAKGVVKAFRSMVSGADKGAVWLY from the coding sequence ATGGAAAAATGGAAAAGTTCACGTGCAGATAATCCGCAGGAGGCATACTATGTAGGATTAATGAATGCCTGTGGATACAGAACAAAGGACTTACATAAGCCTATAATTGGAATTGTAAATTCACACACAGATGTGAATCCAGGCCATAAAGCATTTGAAGAGCTGGTGAAATATGTAAAGGAGGGAATCTGGTGTGCCGGAGGCGCCCCTGCAGAATTTAATGTTCCGGCCCCCTGTGACGGAATGTCACATGGGGAGGGGATGCATTATATCCTTCCTCAAAGAGAGCTGATTGCAGGTTCAGTAGAAGCTATGGTTAACGCTCATTCATTTGACGGTTTAGTATTTTTATGCTCCTGCGATAAGATTGTGCCAGGTATGCTGATAGCGGCGGCTTCCTTAAATAAGCCCTGTATATTTCTGACTGCAGGTTCTATGCTGCCTTATGAGGGAGAAGAAAATACTTATGTAACGCCAGACTTGAAAGAATCTATTGGACAGTATAATGTAAAAACAATTTCAGAAGAAACATTTACAAATTTAAAAGAAAATATATGCTTTTCCTGCGGCACCTGCTCTATGTACGGGACAGCCAATACTATGGGAGTGTTCTCAGAGGTAATTGGATTAGCGCCAATTGACTCTACGACTATGCTTTATTGTTCGGCAGCTAAATATAAACAGGCCAGAGACGTGGGAGAAAGGATTGTAGAGCTGACAAAAGAAGGGATTAAATTTTCTGATATTGTAACAGAACAATCTATAATTAACGGCCTTCGCCACATTTCTGCCACTGGAGGCTCCAGCAATGCTCAGCTTCATGTATGCGCCATTGCCAACGCCATGGATATTGAGTTAGACATGAAAAGATTTGATGAGATTCAAAAGGATGTGCCATGTATAGCAAAATTTAAGCCGTCTTCTAAATACAATATTTATGATTACTATAAAGCAGGAGGCGTAGGAGCTACATTAAAAAGCATAAAGGATTACTTGTTTTTAGACGAGAAAATGGTTATGGGAGGCACGTTAAGAGAATATCTGCAGCATTTTAACAGAAAAGTAAATAAAGAAATCATTCACGATTCAGACGATCCTTTATATCCAGATGGCTGCTTTGCCGTGCTTACAGGAAATTTAGCTCCCCAGGGATGTGTGGTGAAGAAAAGCGGCGTGGAGCCTTCCATGTTTTATCACAAAGGTCCTGCAGTCTGCTTTGACTCAGAAGAAAATTTAAGAGATTATATGGTAAATAGAAAGATTCAGCCAGGCAGCGTGCTGGTCATCCGCTATGAAGGCCCGAAAGGGGGACCGGGAATGAGAGAGCTTTCTATTCCTGCCGCTATGCTGGTGGGAATGGGGTTACATACATCTGTGGCTATGATTACTGACGGAAGATTTTCCGGAGCTACCAGAGGTCCCTGCGTGGGACATATTACTCCGGAAGCCTGGGAGGGAGGACCGATTGCAGCTGTGGAAGATGGAGATATAATTACAATAGATTTAAACAACAGGACAATTAACGTAGAATTATCAGAGGAAGAAATAAAGGAAAGATTAACAAAGGCAGTAAAACCTAATCACCCGGCGAAAGGCGTGGTGAAGGCGTTTCGTTCTATGGTTTCAGGAGCTGACAAAGGGGCGGTTTGGCTGTATTAA
- a CDS encoding LysR family transcriptional regulator has product MNNGFKMFLLAAEELNFSRAADRAFVTQQCLSDHIKRLEESYHVTLFQRKPKIALTPEGQAMLKYLSRIQALEDSMINELSDISSGVRGTINFGVSSTRGFIIVPKLIPAFQKKFPNVDVQIQLNDTKRLEQQLINNKLDIFLGVDTSQHVLFSREGVCEDPLYLVISDILLRTYFPDTYDTCISQFPKGADLNLFKQVPFVQGHNFSTTTYAINQFLMKYNIQLKIPILASNFDILIELCKTGFYATISPSFHLIRLIQMNHYLPPEKKLHVFPIKNLDYMLNIEIITHRDAQPLLHTSTFCCMLKEFLMEENKKIARYLAER; this is encoded by the coding sequence ATGAATAATGGGTTTAAAATGTTTTTGCTGGCAGCTGAGGAACTGAATTTCTCCAGAGCTGCCGACCGGGCTTTTGTCACCCAACAATGTTTAAGCGACCACATTAAACGTTTGGAGGAATCGTACCATGTTACTCTTTTTCAAAGGAAACCCAAAATTGCATTAACGCCTGAAGGACAGGCTATGTTAAAATATCTGTCCAGAATCCAGGCTTTAGAGGACAGTATGATTAACGAGCTAAGCGACATCAGCTCTGGAGTCCGGGGCACTATTAACTTCGGCGTCAGCTCCACCAGAGGATTTATTATTGTCCCCAAGTTAATCCCTGCATTTCAAAAAAAATTTCCTAATGTAGATGTGCAGATCCAATTAAATGATACAAAACGTCTGGAACAGCAGCTGATTAACAATAAGCTGGATATCTTTCTTGGAGTAGATACCAGCCAGCATGTGCTGTTTAGCAGAGAGGGCGTCTGTGAGGACCCTCTTTATTTAGTAATATCTGATATTCTTCTGCGCACATATTTTCCTGATACATACGACACATGTATCTCCCAGTTTCCTAAAGGCGCAGATTTAAATCTTTTTAAACAGGTTCCTTTTGTCCAGGGCCACAATTTCAGCACTACTACTTACGCCATTAACCAGTTCCTTATGAAATATAATATCCAGCTGAAAATCCCGATTTTGGCCAGCAATTTTGATATTTTAATTGAACTGTGCAAAACAGGCTTTTACGCTACAATTTCACCTAGTTTCCACCTAATCAGGCTCATTCAGATGAATCACTATCTTCCTCCGGAGAAAAAATTACACGTATTTCCTATTAAAAATCTTGATTATATGCTGAATATAGAAATTATTACGCACCGGGACGCCCAGCCTTTGCTTCACACCTCCACTTTTTGCTGTATGTTAAAAGAATTTTTGATGGAGGAAAATAAAAAAATTGCCAGGTATCTGGCAGAGCGATAG
- a CDS encoding helix-turn-helix domain-containing protein, translating to MELSIQERLKDLRVERGLTLEQLAEQTHLSKSALGSYEGDNFKDISHYALIELAKFYEVTVDYLLGRSQTKNHPNADLADLRLSDDMIELLKSGLVDNSLLCELAVHPDFPRLMADLEIYVNGIAGKQVQSANAIIDAVSATIMKQHNPSLSDPQLRQLIAAHIDDDSFCRYVIQQDINKIALDLREAHKDDFFSVPEDNPLKGLLEAATENASPDSDPEQASLAFICKRLRLNFKKLSGEEKKWLKKISEKSDLLKNPNPQRGRK from the coding sequence ATGGAACTATCCATACAAGAACGATTGAAAGACCTGCGTGTGGAGCGTGGGTTGACGCTGGAACAGCTTGCGGAGCAGACGCACCTCTCCAAGTCTGCGTTGGGCAGTTATGAGGGGGATAATTTCAAGGACATCAGCCATTATGCCCTTATTGAGTTGGCAAAGTTTTATGAAGTGACTGTTGATTATCTGCTGGGGCGTTCTCAAACAAAAAATCACCCAAACGCCGATCTTGCAGACCTGCGTTTGAGTGATGATATGATTGAACTCTTGAAAAGCGGGTTGGTGGATAATTCCCTCTTGTGTGAACTGGCGGTACACCCGGATTTCCCCCGGCTGATGGCTGACCTCGAAATCTATGTAAACGGTATCGCTGGCAAACAGGTGCAGAGTGCAAATGCCATTATAGACGCTGTGAGCGCAACCATTATGAAGCAGCACAATCCCAGCTTGTCCGACCCGCAGTTAAGACAGCTTATCGCCGCCCATATTGATGATGACAGTTTTTGCCGCTATGTGATACAGCAGGACATAAACAAGATAGCTCTTGACCTGCGGGAAGCACATAAGGACGATTTTTTCAGTGTCCCGGAGGACAACCCGCTGAAAGGATTATTGGAAGCCGCTACCGAAAACGCCAGCCCAGACAGCGACCCGGAGCAAGCGTCTTTGGCGTTTATCTGCAAACGGCTGCGGCTGAACTTTAAGAAGCTGTCCGGGGAAGAAAAGAAGTGGCTGAAAAAGATTTCGGAAAAGTCGGACTTGCTCAAAAATCCAAATCCCCAGCGGGGGAGAAAGTAG